Proteins from one Bradyrhizobium roseum genomic window:
- the pheT gene encoding phenylalanine--tRNA ligase subunit beta: protein MKFTLSWLKEHLDTDEPLEKLADKLTMIGLEVENIEDKAKALSPFSIARVISAEQHPNADRLRVCMVDTGDGGAPVQVVCGAPNARAGLVSVFSPPGTFIPGKNITLGVGTIRGVESRGMLCSAAELQISEDHDGIMELPADAPIGKGYAEWAGLGDPVLEINLTPNRQDCTGVHGIARDLSAADMGKFKDPAIKPIKGEFPCPVKVTVEDATLCPGFALRLVRGVKNGPSPEWLQKRLTSIGLRPINALVDITNFMTYDRARPLHVFDARKVKGDLTVRRAKDGETLLALDGRTYTLDSNICVIADDHGVESLAGIMGGETSGCDENTTDVLIESALWNEINIAQTGRKLGINSDARYRFERGVDPAFMVPGLEMATRLVMELCGGTASENVVVGNAFGEDRIIDFPLAEVKRLAGIDVPLPEMRRILGHLGFMVAGSGLVVKVAVPSWRSDVDGKADIVEEVVRIVGVDKVPMTPFERGDDARKPVLTAMQNRTRRAKRALAARGMVEAVTWSFISKPHAELFGGGQAELVLANPIASDLSDMRPSLLPGLVAAAQANANRGTSDVALFEVGQIFRGDKPESQFVAAAGVRRGFASSKGMGRHWSGSATTDALDAKADAFAVLAASGAPMQALQIVPGGAGWLHPGRSGKIQIGPQNVLGYFGELHPRTLEALGADGPLIAFEVILDRIPEAKKKPTRAKPLLDLSAFQPVSRDFAFTVDRGVKAGDIVRAAQGVDKKLITDVTVFDVYEGKGIDPDKKSVAIAVTIQPREKTLTDQEIDAVAAKIVAEVTKKTGGILRG, encoded by the coding sequence GAGGACAAGGCGAAGGCGCTTTCGCCGTTCTCGATCGCGCGGGTGATTTCCGCCGAACAGCATCCGAATGCGGATCGCCTGCGGGTATGCATGGTCGATACCGGCGACGGCGGCGCGCCGGTGCAGGTGGTGTGCGGGGCGCCGAATGCGCGCGCGGGGCTCGTCAGCGTGTTCTCGCCGCCCGGCACCTTCATTCCGGGAAAGAACATCACGCTCGGCGTCGGCACCATCCGCGGCGTCGAGAGCCGCGGCATGCTGTGCTCGGCGGCCGAGCTGCAGATTTCCGAGGACCATGACGGCATCATGGAGCTGCCGGCCGATGCGCCCATCGGCAAGGGCTATGCCGAATGGGCCGGGCTCGGCGATCCCGTGCTCGAAATCAACCTGACGCCGAACCGCCAGGACTGTACCGGCGTGCACGGCATCGCCCGCGATCTGTCCGCCGCCGACATGGGCAAGTTCAAAGACCCCGCCATCAAGCCGATCAAGGGTGAATTCCCCTGCCCGGTGAAGGTGACGGTGGAAGACGCGACGCTGTGTCCGGGCTTTGCGCTGCGGCTGGTGCGCGGCGTCAAGAACGGGCCCTCTCCCGAGTGGCTGCAGAAGCGGCTGACCTCGATCGGGCTGCGGCCGATCAATGCGCTGGTCGACATCACCAACTTCATGACCTACGACCGCGCCCGGCCGCTGCACGTGTTCGACGCCAGGAAGGTGAAGGGAGACCTCACCGTGCGCCGCGCCAAAGACGGCGAGACCCTGCTGGCGCTCGATGGCCGCACCTACACGCTGGACAGCAATATCTGCGTGATCGCCGATGACCACGGCGTCGAATCGCTGGCCGGCATCATGGGCGGCGAGACGTCCGGCTGCGACGAGAACACCACGGACGTGCTGATCGAATCGGCGCTGTGGAACGAGATCAATATCGCGCAGACCGGCCGCAAGCTCGGCATCAATTCAGACGCACGCTATCGCTTCGAACGCGGCGTTGATCCCGCCTTCATGGTGCCGGGACTCGAAATGGCGACCAGGCTCGTCATGGAACTCTGCGGCGGCACGGCGTCCGAGAACGTCGTCGTCGGCAACGCCTTTGGCGAGGACCGCATCATCGATTTCCCGCTGGCCGAGGTCAAAAGGTTGGCGGGCATCGACGTGCCGCTGCCGGAGATGCGGCGCATCCTCGGCCATCTCGGCTTCATGGTCGCCGGCAGCGGGCTCGTGGTGAAGGTTGCGGTGCCCTCGTGGCGCTCCGACGTGGACGGCAAGGCCGACATCGTCGAGGAAGTCGTGCGCATCGTCGGGGTCGACAAGGTGCCGATGACGCCGTTCGAGCGCGGCGACGACGCCCGCAAGCCTGTCCTGACCGCGATGCAGAACCGCACCCGCCGCGCCAAGCGCGCGCTGGCGGCGCGCGGCATGGTGGAGGCCGTGACATGGTCGTTCATTTCCAAGCCGCATGCCGAGTTGTTCGGCGGCGGCCAGGCCGAACTGGTGCTCGCCAATCCGATCGCTTCCGACCTCTCCGACATGCGGCCGAGCCTGTTGCCCGGCCTCGTCGCGGCGGCGCAGGCCAACGCCAACCGCGGCACTTCCGACGTGGCGCTGTTCGAGGTCGGCCAGATCTTCAGGGGCGACAAGCCCGAGAGCCAGTTCGTTGCCGCCGCCGGCGTGCGGCGCGGCTTTGCCTCCTCCAAAGGCATGGGCCGGCACTGGTCTGGTTCCGCCACCACGGATGCGCTCGACGCCAAAGCCGATGCGTTTGCCGTGCTCGCGGCATCCGGCGCGCCGATGCAGGCGCTGCAGATTGTGCCAGGCGGCGCCGGCTGGCTGCATCCGGGGCGCTCGGGCAAGATCCAGATCGGCCCGCAGAACGTGCTCGGCTATTTCGGCGAATTGCATCCGCGCACGCTGGAAGCGCTCGGTGCCGACGGCCCGCTGATCGCGTTCGAGGTCATCCTCGATCGCATTCCCGAAGCAAAGAAGAAGCCGACCCGCGCCAAACCGCTGCTCGACCTTTCCGCGTTCCAGCCGGTGTCACGCGATTTCGCCTTCACCGTCGACCGCGGCGTCAAGGCCGGCGATATCGTGCGAGCCGCGCAGGGCGTCGACAAGAAGCTGATCACTGACGTGACCGTGTTCGACGTCTACGAAGGCAAGGGCATCGATCCCGACAAGAAGTCGGTCGCGATTGCCGTGACGATCCAGCCCCGTGAAAAGACGCTGACGGACCAGGAGATCGACGCGGTGGCGGCAAAAATCGTGGCCGAGGTGACGAAGAAGACTGGCGGCATTCTGCGGGGATGA
- a CDS encoding sulfite exporter TauE/SafE family protein, producing the protein MSLLGLIPSQVSLNAAIAICAVAFISGTARGFSGFGSALIFMPLASSIADPRLVAALLLIIDFIAAAPLLPGAWQKADRKATSIMVAGALIGVPIGTYLLSRLEPVTTRWIISGFVFTLLLLLLSGWRYRGKDYAAVSIGIGGLAGFCSGLAQTGGPPIVAYWLGRPLPSVIARANIVLFFGASDFFSGVSYAAAGLITMDAITFAVVVGPVYGMGVWFGASLFGKASEAVFRAICYALIAAAVIFGLPALDSVLR; encoded by the coding sequence ATGAGCCTGCTCGGTCTCATCCCCTCACAAGTCAGCCTCAATGCGGCGATCGCGATCTGCGCGGTCGCCTTCATCTCCGGAACCGCCCGGGGATTTTCCGGGTTCGGGTCGGCTCTCATCTTCATGCCGCTCGCCAGTTCGATCGCTGATCCGAGGCTGGTCGCCGCGTTGCTGCTCATCATCGATTTCATTGCCGCCGCGCCGCTGCTGCCGGGCGCCTGGCAAAAGGCCGACCGCAAGGCGACCTCGATCATGGTGGCAGGCGCGTTGATCGGCGTGCCCATCGGCACCTATTTGCTCAGCCGCCTCGAACCGGTGACGACGCGCTGGATCATTTCCGGCTTCGTGTTTACGCTGTTACTGCTGCTGCTGTCGGGCTGGCGTTACCGCGGCAAGGATTACGCGGCGGTCTCGATCGGCATCGGCGGGTTGGCCGGGTTTTGCAGCGGGCTCGCCCAGACCGGTGGACCGCCGATCGTCGCTTACTGGCTCGGTCGTCCGCTGCCGTCCGTGATCGCCCGCGCCAACATCGTGCTGTTCTTCGGCGCGTCGGATTTCTTTTCCGGCGTGAGCTATGCAGCGGCCGGACTGATCACGATGGACGCGATCACGTTCGCCGTGGTAGTGGGCCCCGTCTACGGCATGGGCGTCTGGTTCGGCGCGTCGCTGTTCGGCAAAGCCAGCGAAGCTGTGTTCCGTGCGATTTGTTACGCGCTGATCGCGGCCGCCGTCATTTTCGGCCTCCCGGCGCTGGATAGCGTGCTGCGCTAG
- a CDS encoding flavin monoamine oxidase family protein: MTMTRRTFLSASAGLAATPVFCGMRAGAAPLPREADIVVIGAGAAGIAAARRIMAANRKVIVVEAANQIGGRCQTDVSTFDVPFDRGARWMHNPETNPMIKLARAAGLEITTAPSGQKIRIGRRNARAGETEEFLAALVRANRAIDDAARRFDVSCASVLPKDLGVWADTAEFVLGASFSGKDLKDVSVGDKSRAQDRNTAIGCRQGLGTLIAKLGEQVPLSLSTPANRIIWSNRDVSVETPAGRISARAAVVTVSSNVLTSGNIKFAPDIPKRLLDAAAKLSLGSYDRIALQIAGNPLGLARDDVVIEQSNSTKTALMSANIGGSTLCTLDVGGAFGRELSAQGEKAMVAFALEWLTKLYGSEAGSAVKKSSATRWNAAPFALGAMSAAGPGGQSQRKVLTEPFGCIYLAGEATHETLWGTIDGAWDSGERAAEAALRRIGALKDPEPEARPAKARRRGSGSQTN, encoded by the coding sequence ATGACAATGACTCGCCGCACTTTTCTGTCGGCGTCCGCAGGCCTGGCGGCTACTCCGGTATTCTGCGGAATGCGCGCCGGCGCCGCACCCTTACCGCGCGAAGCCGACATTGTTGTGATTGGCGCCGGTGCGGCGGGCATTGCTGCGGCGCGGCGCATCATGGCGGCGAACCGCAAGGTGATCGTGGTCGAGGCGGCGAACCAGATCGGCGGTCGCTGCCAGACTGATGTTTCGACCTTCGACGTGCCGTTCGATCGCGGCGCGCGCTGGATGCACAATCCCGAAACAAACCCGATGATCAAGTTGGCGCGCGCCGCCGGCCTCGAAATCACCACCGCGCCCTCGGGCCAGAAAATCCGCATTGGTCGTCGCAACGCCCGCGCCGGCGAGACCGAGGAATTTCTCGCCGCGCTGGTGCGCGCCAACCGCGCTATCGACGACGCCGCGCGCCGTTTCGACGTCTCCTGCGCGTCGGTGCTGCCGAAGGACCTCGGCGTGTGGGCGGATACCGCGGAGTTCGTGCTCGGTGCGAGTTTTTCCGGCAAGGATCTGAAAGACGTCTCGGTCGGCGACAAGTCGCGCGCGCAGGACCGCAATACCGCGATCGGCTGCCGTCAGGGGCTGGGCACGCTGATCGCAAAGCTAGGCGAGCAGGTCCCGCTGTCGCTGTCGACACCGGCCAACCGCATCATCTGGAGCAACCGCGACGTCAGTGTGGAAACGCCGGCCGGAAGAATCTCCGCGCGGGCCGCCGTGGTCACCGTGTCGAGCAATGTGCTGACATCAGGCAATATCAAGTTTGCGCCTGACATTCCGAAGCGCTTGCTCGATGCGGCCGCAAAACTGAGTCTGGGCAGCTACGACCGGATCGCCCTGCAGATCGCGGGGAATCCATTGGGCCTTGCCCGCGACGACGTCGTCATTGAGCAGAGCAATTCGACGAAGACCGCGCTGATGTCAGCCAATATCGGCGGCTCCACGCTGTGCACGCTCGATGTCGGGGGGGCGTTCGGCCGCGAGCTTTCCGCGCAGGGCGAGAAGGCCATGGTGGCGTTCGCTTTGGAATGGCTGACGAAACTATACGGCAGCGAGGCAGGTTCTGCCGTGAAGAAATCGAGCGCGACGCGCTGGAACGCGGCGCCGTTCGCCCTCGGCGCGATGTCTGCGGCAGGCCCCGGTGGACAATCCCAGCGAAAGGTTCTGACCGAGCCGTTCGGCTGCATCTATCTCGCCGGCGAGGCCACCCACGAAACACTGTGGGGAACGATCGACGGCGCGTGGGATAGCGGCGAGCGCGCGGCCGAAGCGGCGCTGCGGCGGATCGGCGCGCTGAAGGATCCGGAGCCGGAGGCGCGGCCGGCAAAAGCGCGGCGGCGTGGATCGGGATCTCAGACCAACTGA